ATCGTCGGTCAAGCGGAAACAATCGGCCAATCGGATCACCGCCCGGGAATTGGTCGGTTCGTCCTCGATCGCCTTTTGATAGGCTTCGATCGCAGCCGGATAAGATGCTTCCTGAAACAACCGATCGGCCTTTTCCAGGGCCTTGTTTTGCGCGAATCCCCATTGAAAGGCCAACAGGAACGCTGTAATCATCCAAAATCGCATGGCCAAAGATAGACAATGTTGGTTTGGCAGACAATGCGGAACGGCCAAAAAACGGCAAGGCCCCGGGGATGCCGGGGCCGAGAAGGGACATAATTTTTGTAGGACTTTAGGTCACCTATTGCCAAGAACGAAGTGGAATATTAAGTGGAATTATAAACTAGATTCAGCGCACCACAAAGGAGAGGTGCTGCACTTTGCCGTCGGATTTGACCTTGACAAAGTAGATGCCCGCAGGAATTTCAGCGACGTTGAATTTGACCAAATTAAAGCCTTCATTGACTTCGAATTGGGTTTCAACGAATCGCTTTCCAGTGGAATTCTCCACGGTGAGTTCGGCGGTGGCGTCAAATGTCGACGTCAATTCGGCAGTGAGGGCACTTCCTGCTGTGACGTAGTCACGACCCAAAAAGCGCATTTGCAAAGTACGCTCGTCATCGGAATGCGAGGCGGCCTTGGTGATGGGCGCTGCTGCGAAAGTTGTGATCACCAACAAAACAAGGGAGAGGATTTTTGCGAACGTTTTCATACTACTTGTATTTTCTAAAACCTAATTTCAAAACTCAAACTATAGACGCGAATAGGGTACAAATGGTTGTCTTGAATTTTAAAATTTTAGGTTAACTTGTGTTAATAATCCAACCATTTAAAACCAAGGGGAAATCAGCTTTTGAATTCGCAATTATTTACCCCATAGCCGAGCGGAAATCATTTGACGGAAAATGCATAACGGCGCTCTTGCAAACGATGCACCACCTTAATGTAATAAGTTCCTGTGGGCACTTCCATCACTTTGAAACGGATCAATTTGGCACCGTTGTCAATGATGACATGCTTCTCGCCAAAGCTATCGCCTTTTTCGTTTTCGATGACCAAATCGACCTCTGTAGCCGAATTTGAAGTCAATTCCGCCGTAATGACTTTACCCGCCTCTACTTCGTCACCGCGCAGGAAACGCATTTCAACACGGGTTTTGGGATCTGAGCCGATGGGCGAAGCAGCTGTTGCAAACTGGAAAATTGTGGTGATTGCGAAAGCGGTCAATGCGAAAATTTTGGTAATTCTATTCATGACTGTAAATATTGAAATTGAAAACAAATTGAATATGCACCTTAGACGATTTGAATTCCGGGATGGTTGCATGCTGAAAAACATTTTCTTTTCAATTATTTTAAAAACGCACTTTAAACCCAATTAAGCCTGAAAATGCATTCCAAATTCGCAA
This genomic window from Bacteroidota bacterium contains:
- a CDS encoding T9SS type A sorting domain-containing protein yields the protein MKTFAKILSLVLLVITTFAAAPITKAASHSDDERTLQMRFLGRDYVTAGSALTAELTSTFDATAELTVENSTGKRFVETQFEVNEGFNLVKFNVAEIPAGIYFVKVKSDGKVQHLSFVVR